A single genomic interval of Pomacea canaliculata isolate SZHN2017 linkage group LG5, ASM307304v1, whole genome shotgun sequence harbors:
- the LOC112564613 gene encoding esterase OVCA2-like isoform X1, translating to MATVVVELVRSGGDYSLKSNFCFICSNQAEILCIHGYRQNAQLFREKTGSFRKVIKKYADLVFITAPNQVPPLSSDKEVIEGDHTGWWFSNLDDSFHAQDRTDCCKGYENSVLLIEKTLKEQGPFDGILGFSQGASMVSLLCGIQEQQPDKKLFNFAILVAGFKSRSSSHDILYSKKISIPTLHVYGESDKIIPKDMSEDLLQYFEDYIVLQHLGGHFIPTGGPQKKIYLEFLEKMRICKAST from the exons ATGGCGACTGTAGTGGTCGAGCTCGTTCGATCTGGTGGTGATTATAGCTTGAAAAGCAACTTCTGTTTTATATGCTCGAATCAGGCTGAG ATCCTATGTATTCATGGGTACAG acaaaaCGCACAGCTGTTCAGAGAGAAAACAGGATCGTTTCGCAAAGTGATCAAGAAATATGCTGACCTTG TGTTTATTACAGCACCAAACCAGGTGCCACCTCTTTCATCTGACAAAGAAGTCATTGAGGGag ATCATACAGGCTGGTGGTTTTCCAATTTGGATGACTCATTTCATGCACAAGATCGTACAGACTGTTGTAAAGGATATGAAAATTCAGTTCTTCTGattgaaaaaacattaaaagaacaG GGTCCCTTTGATGGCATATTAGGTTTCAGTCAAGGAGCATCAATGGTGTCGTTGCTATGTGGGATACAGGAGCAACAACCAG ataaaaaatTGTTCAATTTTGCAATTCTTGTGGCTGGATTCAAGAGCCGATCATCTTCTCATGACATACTATACTCAAAGAAGATCTCCATACCCACTTTGCATGTATATGGAGAGTCAGACAAAATCATTCCAAAAG ACATGAGTGAAGACTTGCTCCAGTACTTTGAGGATTACATTGTACTACAGCATCTTGGGGGTCATTTTATTCCAACTGGGGGCCCccagaaaaaaatctacttaGAATTTTTGGAGAAAATGAGAATTTGCAAAGCCAGTACataa
- the LOC112564613 gene encoding esterase OVCA2-like isoform X2, with product MADKPPLKILCIHGYRQNAQLFREKTGSFRKVIKKYADLVFITAPNQVPPLSSDKEVIEGDHTGWWFSNLDDSFHAQDRTDCCKGYENSVLLIEKTLKEQGPFDGILGFSQGASMVSLLCGIQEQQPDKKLFNFAILVAGFKSRSSSHDILYSKKISIPTLHVYGESDKIIPKDMSEDLLQYFEDYIVLQHLGGHFIPTGGPQKKIYLEFLEKMRICKAST from the exons ATGGCAGACAAACCACCTCTGAAA ATCCTATGTATTCATGGGTACAG acaaaaCGCACAGCTGTTCAGAGAGAAAACAGGATCGTTTCGCAAAGTGATCAAGAAATATGCTGACCTTG TGTTTATTACAGCACCAAACCAGGTGCCACCTCTTTCATCTGACAAAGAAGTCATTGAGGGag ATCATACAGGCTGGTGGTTTTCCAATTTGGATGACTCATTTCATGCACAAGATCGTACAGACTGTTGTAAAGGATATGAAAATTCAGTTCTTCTGattgaaaaaacattaaaagaacaG GGTCCCTTTGATGGCATATTAGGTTTCAGTCAAGGAGCATCAATGGTGTCGTTGCTATGTGGGATACAGGAGCAACAACCAG ataaaaaatTGTTCAATTTTGCAATTCTTGTGGCTGGATTCAAGAGCCGATCATCTTCTCATGACATACTATACTCAAAGAAGATCTCCATACCCACTTTGCATGTATATGGAGAGTCAGACAAAATCATTCCAAAAG ACATGAGTGAAGACTTGCTCCAGTACTTTGAGGATTACATTGTACTACAGCATCTTGGGGGTCATTTTATTCCAACTGGGGGCCCccagaaaaaaatctacttaGAATTTTTGGAGAAAATGAGAATTTGCAAAGCCAGTACataa
- the LOC112564613 gene encoding esterase OVCA2-like isoform X3: MCLDASNLRQLIGVYQMFITAPNQVPPLSSDKEVIEGDHTGWWFSNLDDSFHAQDRTDCCKGYENSVLLIEKTLKEQGPFDGILGFSQGASMVSLLCGIQEQQPDKKLFNFAILVAGFKSRSSSHDILYSKKISIPTLHVYGESDKIIPKDMSEDLLQYFEDYIVLQHLGGHFIPTGGPQKKIYLEFLEKMRICKAST; this comes from the exons ATGTGTTTAGATGCATCAAATCTAAGACAACTTATTGGAGTCTATCAAA TGTTTATTACAGCACCAAACCAGGTGCCACCTCTTTCATCTGACAAAGAAGTCATTGAGGGag ATCATACAGGCTGGTGGTTTTCCAATTTGGATGACTCATTTCATGCACAAGATCGTACAGACTGTTGTAAAGGATATGAAAATTCAGTTCTTCTGattgaaaaaacattaaaagaacaG GGTCCCTTTGATGGCATATTAGGTTTCAGTCAAGGAGCATCAATGGTGTCGTTGCTATGTGGGATACAGGAGCAACAACCAG ataaaaaatTGTTCAATTTTGCAATTCTTGTGGCTGGATTCAAGAGCCGATCATCTTCTCATGACATACTATACTCAAAGAAGATCTCCATACCCACTTTGCATGTATATGGAGAGTCAGACAAAATCATTCCAAAAG ACATGAGTGAAGACTTGCTCCAGTACTTTGAGGATTACATTGTACTACAGCATCTTGGGGGTCATTTTATTCCAACTGGGGGCCCccagaaaaaaatctacttaGAATTTTTGGAGAAAATGAGAATTTGCAAAGCCAGTACataa
- the LOC112564611 gene encoding 26S proteasome non-ATPase regulatory subunit 10-like isoform X4, giving the protein MGFLSRLWHCGLQFVPPVYLWTWNVWTVCLEIKMPGTREPAFKSAASSPCQAYIPGNAEIAKRQIEMKQVDVNKIVSSLDLTYFLCACLSGDGGLVDYMIKKGANVHSETTEGDSALYLATFAVLNLNRDNLDVLKVLINAGCNVNHQNKRGFTPLHRAASKGNCKIIKFLLEQGANPNIVNAAGVYPIDSAVCAGYLEAAKLLKIELPNPYVWDVVEPHTPPHITLGLQSPSRREILLSTRSQVFEKVFKEKNKNSFKYS; this is encoded by the exons atGGGATTCCTCTCAAGACTTTGGCATTGTGGCTTGCAGTTTGTGCCTCCTGTGTATCTGTGGACTTGGAATGTATGGACTGT ATGTCTGGAGATCAAAATGCCAGGAACACGGGAACCTGCTTTCAAATCAGCAGCTTCTTCTCCTTGTCAAG CTTATATACCTGGCAATGCTGAAATAGCAAAACGTCAAATTGAAATGAAGCAAGTGGATGtcaacaaaattgtttcttctttggACTTAACCTACTTTCTG TGTGCTTGTCTAAGTGGTGATGGAGGTCTAGTTGACTACATGATCAAAAAAg GAGCTAATGTGCATAGTGAGACAACAGAGGGTGATTCTGCCCTGTACTTGGCAACTTTTGCAGTACTTAATCTCAACAGGGATAATTTAGATGTTCTGAAAGTTCTCATAAATGCTG GATGCAATGtaaatcatcaaaataaaagaggTTTCACTCCACTCCATCGTGCAGCAAGTAAGGGaaactgcaaaataataaaatttctgCTTGAACAAG GTGCCAATCCAAACATTGTGAACGCAGCTGGAGTTTACCCAATTGACAGTGCCGTGTGTGCGG GTTATCTGGAGGCTGCCAAACTGCTTAAAATTGAGCTGCCAAATCCATATGTTTGGGATGTGGTAGAACCACATACTCCTCCTCACATTACTTTAGGTTTGCAGAGTCCCAGCCGCCGGGAAATACTGCTATCTACTAGATCTCAAGTTTTTGAAAAAGTATTtaaggaaaagaataaaaattcatttaaatattcttga
- the LOC112564611 gene encoding inversin-like isoform X1, giving the protein MGDAGCDVRGRLSLCGRMEDIMILVLGKHIWQLERTLCLACPSYFAALYKVVCQCQLCLFWMGFLSRLWHCGLQFVPPVYLWTWNVWTVCLEIKMPGTREPAFKSAASSPCQAYIPGNAEIAKRQIEMKQVDVNKIVSSLDLTYFLCACLSGDGGLVDYMIKKGANVHSETTEGDSALYLATFAVLNLNRDNLDVLKVLINAGCNVNHQNKRGFTPLHRAASKGNCKIIKFLLEQGANPNIVNAAGVYPIDSAVCAGYLEAAKLLKIELPNPYVWDVVEPHTPPHITLGLQSPSRREILLSTRSQVFEKVFKEKNKNSFKYS; this is encoded by the exons atggGCGATGCAGGATGTGATGTGAGGGGTCGACTGTCCTTGTGCGGCAGGATGGAAGACATCATGATCCTGGTTCTGGGCAAGCACATTTGGCAGCTAGAAAGGACACTTTGCCTagcctgtccctc ATATTTTGCTGCCCTATATAAAGTTGTTTGCCAATGtcaactttgtttattttggatGGGATTCCTCTCAAGACTTTGGCATTGTGGCTTGCAGTTTGTGCCTCCTGTGTATCTGTGGACTTGGAATGTATGGACTGT ATGTCTGGAGATCAAAATGCCAGGAACACGGGAACCTGCTTTCAAATCAGCAGCTTCTTCTCCTTGTCAAG CTTATATACCTGGCAATGCTGAAATAGCAAAACGTCAAATTGAAATGAAGCAAGTGGATGtcaacaaaattgtttcttctttggACTTAACCTACTTTCTG TGTGCTTGTCTAAGTGGTGATGGAGGTCTAGTTGACTACATGATCAAAAAAg GAGCTAATGTGCATAGTGAGACAACAGAGGGTGATTCTGCCCTGTACTTGGCAACTTTTGCAGTACTTAATCTCAACAGGGATAATTTAGATGTTCTGAAAGTTCTCATAAATGCTG GATGCAATGtaaatcatcaaaataaaagaggTTTCACTCCACTCCATCGTGCAGCAAGTAAGGGaaactgcaaaataataaaatttctgCTTGAACAAG GTGCCAATCCAAACATTGTGAACGCAGCTGGAGTTTACCCAATTGACAGTGCCGTGTGTGCGG GTTATCTGGAGGCTGCCAAACTGCTTAAAATTGAGCTGCCAAATCCATATGTTTGGGATGTGGTAGAACCACATACTCCTCCTCACATTACTTTAGGTTTGCAGAGTCCCAGCCGCCGGGAAATACTGCTATCTACTAGATCTCAAGTTTTTGAAAAAGTATTtaaggaaaagaataaaaattcatttaaatattcttga
- the LOC112564611 gene encoding 26S proteasome non-ATPase regulatory subunit 10-like isoform X3 — translation MDFVNSSVFSLKNAALEMVRDMPAYVSILDVWRSKCQEHGNLLSNQQLLLLVKTAYIPGNAEIAKRQIEMKQVDVNKIVSSLDLTYFLCACLSGDGGLVDYMIKKGANVHSETTEGDSALYLATFAVLNLNRDNLDVLKVLINAGCNVNHQNKRGFTPLHRAASKGNCKIIKFLLEQGANPNIVNAAGVYPIDSAVCAGYLEAAKLLKIELPNPYVWDVVEPHTPPHITLGLQSPSRREILLSTRSQVFEKVFKEKNKNSFKYS, via the exons ATGGATTTCGTAAACAGTTCAGTCTTTAGTTTAAAGAACGCTGCGCTGGAAATGGTCAGAGATATGCCTGCTTATGTTAGTATTTTAG ATGTCTGGAGATCAAAATGCCAGGAACACGGGAACCTGCTTTCAAATCAGCAGCTTCTTCTCCTTGTCAAG ACAGCTTATATACCTGGCAATGCTGAAATAGCAAAACGTCAAATTGAAATGAAGCAAGTGGATGtcaacaaaattgtttcttctttggACTTAACCTACTTTCTG TGTGCTTGTCTAAGTGGTGATGGAGGTCTAGTTGACTACATGATCAAAAAAg GAGCTAATGTGCATAGTGAGACAACAGAGGGTGATTCTGCCCTGTACTTGGCAACTTTTGCAGTACTTAATCTCAACAGGGATAATTTAGATGTTCTGAAAGTTCTCATAAATGCTG GATGCAATGtaaatcatcaaaataaaagaggTTTCACTCCACTCCATCGTGCAGCAAGTAAGGGaaactgcaaaataataaaatttctgCTTGAACAAG GTGCCAATCCAAACATTGTGAACGCAGCTGGAGTTTACCCAATTGACAGTGCCGTGTGTGCGG GTTATCTGGAGGCTGCCAAACTGCTTAAAATTGAGCTGCCAAATCCATATGTTTGGGATGTGGTAGAACCACATACTCCTCCTCACATTACTTTAGGTTTGCAGAGTCCCAGCCGCCGGGAAATACTGCTATCTACTAGATCTCAAGTTTTTGAAAAAGTATTtaaggaaaagaataaaaattcatttaaatattcttga
- the LOC112564611 gene encoding 26S proteasome non-ATPase regulatory subunit 10-like isoform X5 has protein sequence MPGTREPAFKSAASSPCQAYIPGNAEIAKRQIEMKQVDVNKIVSSLDLTYFLCACLSGDGGLVDYMIKKGANVHSETTEGDSALYLATFAVLNLNRDNLDVLKVLINAGCNVNHQNKRGFTPLHRAASKGNCKIIKFLLEQGANPNIVNAAGVYPIDSAVCAGYLEAAKLLKIELPNPYVWDVVEPHTPPHITLGLQSPSRREILLSTRSQVFEKVFKEKNKNSFKYS, from the exons ATGCCAGGAACACGGGAACCTGCTTTCAAATCAGCAGCTTCTTCTCCTTGTCAAG CTTATATACCTGGCAATGCTGAAATAGCAAAACGTCAAATTGAAATGAAGCAAGTGGATGtcaacaaaattgtttcttctttggACTTAACCTACTTTCTG TGTGCTTGTCTAAGTGGTGATGGAGGTCTAGTTGACTACATGATCAAAAAAg GAGCTAATGTGCATAGTGAGACAACAGAGGGTGATTCTGCCCTGTACTTGGCAACTTTTGCAGTACTTAATCTCAACAGGGATAATTTAGATGTTCTGAAAGTTCTCATAAATGCTG GATGCAATGtaaatcatcaaaataaaagaggTTTCACTCCACTCCATCGTGCAGCAAGTAAGGGaaactgcaaaataataaaatttctgCTTGAACAAG GTGCCAATCCAAACATTGTGAACGCAGCTGGAGTTTACCCAATTGACAGTGCCGTGTGTGCGG GTTATCTGGAGGCTGCCAAACTGCTTAAAATTGAGCTGCCAAATCCATATGTTTGGGATGTGGTAGAACCACATACTCCTCCTCACATTACTTTAGGTTTGCAGAGTCCCAGCCGCCGGGAAATACTGCTATCTACTAGATCTCAAGTTTTTGAAAAAGTATTtaaggaaaagaataaaaattcatttaaatattcttga
- the LOC112564611 gene encoding tankyrase-1-like isoform X2, whose protein sequence is MGDAGCDVRGRLSLCGRMEDIMILVLGKHIWQLERTLCLACPSYFAALYKVVCQCQLCLFWMGFLSRLWHCGLQFVPPVYLWTWNVWTVCLEIKMPGTREPAFKSAASSPCQAYIPGNAEIAKRQIEMKQVDVNKIVSSLDLTYFLCACLSGDGGLVDYMIKKGCNVNHQNKRGFTPLHRAASKGNCKIIKFLLEQGANPNIVNAAGVYPIDSAVCAGYLEAAKLLKIELPNPYVWDVVEPHTPPHITLGLQSPSRREILLSTRSQVFEKVFKEKNKNSFKYS, encoded by the exons atggGCGATGCAGGATGTGATGTGAGGGGTCGACTGTCCTTGTGCGGCAGGATGGAAGACATCATGATCCTGGTTCTGGGCAAGCACATTTGGCAGCTAGAAAGGACACTTTGCCTagcctgtccctc ATATTTTGCTGCCCTATATAAAGTTGTTTGCCAATGtcaactttgtttattttggatGGGATTCCTCTCAAGACTTTGGCATTGTGGCTTGCAGTTTGTGCCTCCTGTGTATCTGTGGACTTGGAATGTATGGACTGT ATGTCTGGAGATCAAAATGCCAGGAACACGGGAACCTGCTTTCAAATCAGCAGCTTCTTCTCCTTGTCAAG CTTATATACCTGGCAATGCTGAAATAGCAAAACGTCAAATTGAAATGAAGCAAGTGGATGtcaacaaaattgtttcttctttggACTTAACCTACTTTCTG TGTGCTTGTCTAAGTGGTGATGGAGGTCTAGTTGACTACATGATCAAAAAAg GATGCAATGtaaatcatcaaaataaaagaggTTTCACTCCACTCCATCGTGCAGCAAGTAAGGGaaactgcaaaataataaaatttctgCTTGAACAAG GTGCCAATCCAAACATTGTGAACGCAGCTGGAGTTTACCCAATTGACAGTGCCGTGTGTGCGG GTTATCTGGAGGCTGCCAAACTGCTTAAAATTGAGCTGCCAAATCCATATGTTTGGGATGTGGTAGAACCACATACTCCTCCTCACATTACTTTAGGTTTGCAGAGTCCCAGCCGCCGGGAAATACTGCTATCTACTAGATCTCAAGTTTTTGAAAAAGTATTtaaggaaaagaataaaaattcatttaaatattcttga
- the LOC112564612 gene encoding N(G),N(G)-dimethylarginine dimethylaminohydrolase 1-like, whose protein sequence is MCCVRQSFILGAAGILNRTFRITSVASLSTLRPTQVQSFSALPDFKFTHAITRAVPQSFARCAVRMDTSHEICLSNAVHQLQHYIESLQRCGVEIITLPANEEAPDSVFIEDTALVIGQRACLTRPALTSRRGEVPPVRDVLEKFGIETTELDDPSALLDGGDIIYTGQEILVGSSSRTNRAGIESLQRTFPEIPVTSIPIHGTLHLKSVATLAEADLLVIGGSSAAQSILQALKSRAQGQYRFLQLNGDVASNVINVNKNVLLKPAEEIGASDFKKLTEALSVPWIEVPFSEFYKADGCLSCCSLLIQINY, encoded by the exons ATGTGCTGTGTACGACAATCTTTCATACTTGGGGCAGCAGGTATCCTAAATCGAACTTTTCGAATTACTTCAGTGGCATCTCTGTCCACACTTCGTCCGACACAGGTACAGTCCTTTTCTGCTCTACCTGACTTCAAGTTTACTCATGCCATCACCCGAGCTGTTCCTCAAAGCTTTGCGCGTTGTGCAGTGCGGATGGATACATCACATGAAATCTGTTTATCCAACGCTGTCCACCAACTACAGCATTACATTGAAAGTTTACAGAGATGTGGAGTAGAAATCATTACTCTTCCTGCTAACGAAGAGGCACCAGACAGTGTATTCATAGAGGATACAGCCTTGGTCATTGGACAAAGGGCTTGTCTTACACGACCTGCCCTTACCAGCCGACGAGGAGAG GTTCCACCTGTGAGGGATGTCTTGGAAAAATTTGGGATTGAAACAACTGAACTAGATGATCCATCTGCACTGTTGGATGGTGGTGACATTATCTATACTG GCCAAGAAATTTTAGTGGGAAGCAGCAGCAGAACTAACAGAGCAGGAATCGAAAGTCTACAGCGAACCTTCCCAGAAATTCCAGTGACCTCAATCCCCATCCATGGGACTTTACACTTGAAAAGTGTGGCCACCTTAGCAGAAGCAGATTTGCTGGTTATAGGTGGTAGCAGCGCCGCTCAAAGTATCCTGCAG GCATTGAAATCCAGAGCCCAAGGACAATACCGTTTTCTGCAGTTGAATGGGGATGTTGCCTCCAAtgttataaatgtaaacaaaaatgtcctTCTAAAACCTGCAGAAGAAATAGGAGCATCTGATTTTAAG AAGCTGACAGAAGCACTCAGTGTTCCCTGGATAGAAGTACCATTCAGCGAGTTTTACAAGGCAGATGGATGTCTTTCCTGCTGCTCATTGTTAATTCAG attaactactaa